In Oceanococcus sp. HetDA_MAG_MS8, the genomic window GCCTCAAATGCCGGTGAACTCAGGCGTTATTTGCCTAGTAAGCTCCAAGTCGAATCAGGCGAATAGGAGGAAGCCTAAATGACGCGTTCTACCAGATTGGTTTTCCTCGCGCTGTCGCTACTTGTTCTGCTAGCGGTTGGTTGGGTTACTACGGGTTCCTTCAAATTTGCTTTAGATGACTTTTGGTTTTCTGCGGGGATTTTGCTTCTTATCCTGCTAAGTGTTGTTGACCAACCTCACTTTTCCAAGGACGCAAACATTTTCATGAATGGGATTGCGGGTCTCATTTCGCTGACCGGAGTGCCTTCGGTAGATCGGGATTACCTGTGGGGCCTATTCTTCATATGGAGTCTTTACCTAATTGCATCAAGCTACTGGGTGATGATGATTCGATCGAGGCCATTAGCTTCGGAAAGCACTTGGGTTCAGCTCACTTCACGCATCAATCGCCAAATTGGGAGGCCAGAAGCTCTTTTTTCCGCATTCTTTCTCTGGGGAGTTTTCACGCAATTTACTTCGAACGATCAGGCTTACAGAGTGCTTCTGTTGTTCTGGGCCGTATTCATGGTGCTGAACCTGCCGATCATTGGCAGCACAATTTCTCAAGCATTTCAGTGTCGAAAAGTTGATACAGGTGCACTTGAGGGTTATGTAACGGGCTTCGCTTCACCCAGGCTGTTCGAGTGCAGGCTTGGTGCTAGTCACGACCCCCTCCAGGCCGGAGTTGTCGTGACAATTTTCGCTCCAAGTGGAGTGGCCGCAGCATCAGCTGTTGTGATCGATGATCGCATTCTGCACAAAGCACGGGTGGTTAAGCTGGCGGTAAGTTCATTTGCCGAAGGCTGGACGCAAATTGCAGATGAGGTGCATTCGGGCAAAGCAAAAATATCGGTAGCCAAATCTAATTCGACGGACATTGCGCGTGCCCCAGTTGGCGTTGTGTGTCCCGGATCGAGCATAGGCGTTTTGAAGGTAAAAATTCACCCCGATACCCCGATGTCAGAAGGTGAGGTACTTACAGTGCGCTTTCCTGGAGGTTCGGATGCCTATTACCAAGTGGTGTCCGGCATGCTTACCGAAGATTCACAAGAGCCTGATCAAACTCTTCAAACTGTCGAAGTGCGGGCTAGCCAGCTGGGGCATTGGAATCAGGATCGGGGTACATTTGAACCAATCACTTGGGTGGCTCCGTCCGGCGCGCTAGTCACTCGAGCTACCGATCAAGAGCTACCAAACTTGGAGCTTGGAGATGATCGGCTTCCAATCGGTCGGATACCGAACTCAGAATTTCCGATCCATGTTGGCATTGACGACGCGATTACTCATAACACTGCCGTCATAGGTGTTACTGGTAGCGGGAAATCTTACCTGTCGCTGTGGCTTATCGAAGGTGCGCTTAGAAAGGGAATCCGGGTTTTGATTCTGGATATCAGCCGGCAGCACTGGAGCTTCCTGAGGCGCCATAACCCTTACCCCCTTCGACAAGCGCAGGAGCTTGACGCGTGGTTTGAGAGCGACCAATTGCTCGCGGTTCACCAATTTGCTCAGTCGAATAGCTATCCTAAAACCACGGCTGACTTTGCGCAGGCTGTGTTTGCGAAGCTTGAGCAATCTGTTCAGCTCCGTCCTGGAATCAACGAGCCTGCGAAGATCATGGTTGTGTTCGAGGAGGCCCACTCTTTAATTCCAGAGTGGAACCAAGTGGCCGTCCAATCCGATACGAGTCACGTCAACCGGACTGCGAGAACTATTCTGCAAGGACGAAAATTTGGGATGGGTTGCTTGGTGATCTCCCAGAGAACGGCAAACATCACAAAGACCATCCTCAATCAGTGCAACACGATTTTTGCTCTCCAGTCTTTCGACCAAACGGGACTGGATTTTCTCGGCAACTATATGGGTGCCGAATACGCCGGCGTCATTTCAACGCTTCCACCTCGACATGCCGTGCTCGTGGGCAAGGCTTCCTCGTCGCTTCGCCCAGTCATGTTCAAGATTCAGGATTTGGGTCAGCAGTGGGCACCATTGGAGGCGCTAGATGAAGACCCAACTCAAGATGACGAATGAATAAGGTAAGTGCGGCGGCACATAAAAACACGCTGCAAGGGACGTTTGACCCGTGGCCCATTTTTGCTGTCGCAAAAACGTTCCCCGCCTCAAACGCCCCTGAGCGTGGGCGTTAGGCATCATGGGCAAGGGCTTCCCAACTTATAGCAGTGCGGCTCGATCTGGAGATCGCGGAGTTGATCTTGTCTCTCGCGTGATTAATGAGCATTTCGGTTGGTTATTTCGGCGAAACCACCAGGAGCACGATTTCGGAATCGACGCGCAGGTTGATGTAGTTCTTGAAGATGGCCTCGTAACAGGGCAGATGCTTGCACTACAGATCAAGCACGGCGCCTCGTTTTTTCGCGAGAAGAACCAGTGGGGTTACGTTTTTCGCGGAGAGCAAAAGCACTTCAATTACCTAGCAAACTACCCTACGCCAGTTCTCATCGTCATTTGTCACCCCAAATCAGGTGACTGTTATTGGGTTAAGTTCGACCCTTCCGCCACCGCAAGGGCTGGAGGCAATTGGAAAATCACAATCCCATCTAGCAATAAGCTTGCCGATTCAAAGGGGCAACTAATGGCACTGTTGCCTGAGCCAGCAGACTATCTCAGCGCAATTGAAGCTTACTGGGCGATGAATGATGTGTTGGTTGATCATGGACACTTTCTCTACATCATTGGCAGGGACGAGATCGAAGCATTAGATGCGTCTGAGGTTCGTGAGTTCTTTGACCGGTTGAGAAGCTCTCCCGAAATTGCTGCTCACTGCCAGGGCAAAGTGGAACTCGCTTTTCATGGGTTCGATGATGATCCGCGAGAGCTATTCGAAATACCGGAGATGCGTAGTTTCGTGCCCGTTTTGTCAGTCACCCTGCCCGAGCTTTTTTTCTTTGCTTACACGGGTGAGCGTGCAAGCACGCTAAAGGTGTTTGCGATGTGCTTAACTCAGGTCACGGTTACATCGCGGGTTCCAAATGAAAAAAACCAATTGCCGGTAGAAGTTGAGACCCGTGCCATAGGCGCGTTTCTTGAGCGTCACTTCCCAGGACTAAATGAAATGACTGAGTGGCTAAGTATGCCCGTAGAAGAGAATAAGAGAATTTCGTTTGAAGTTATGAAAGCTCTTGGTATGCGGGGACCAGATGATGCCTAACAACACATATATGGACTCCCGCAGCAAGGTCTTGAGTTGAAGTCGTGATTAAACAGGGGTTGCAGTCGTATATCCGGCCTGTTGTGATGATGCCTTATCCCCTGAAGGAGTGGGGAAACAGGGGACGTATCCCAATTCCTGAGTCCAAAACTCAAGTTGAGAGTTTGGTCCACTCAGCGAGGGTTCGCAGGGCCGCGCGTCTGACTTGCAATAGAGCGGATCGGGCGCCATGAATCAGCAGCTTTCGAAGATACACGTCACCCGTTTCGAGATGCTGCCCACGTGGGATTTAACCCGCCACCCACTTTTGCGCCGCAAAAGCAGGTGTCGCCTCAAACGTACCCCAGCTCAAGCGTTTTTTGATTTGCGCAAACATTGGGGCTTCGCATCAACATGGCCTCAGAGTTAAAGTAGAAGCAGTGTTAAGAGTCCTGCCGAGATAGTCATGACTACGCCCGCCGAAACCATTGAAAATGCTGCGCTTTCCCTCCCTGTGAGGGATCGCACCCGTTTGGTCGTACACCTGCTTGAGAGCATTGATCAGCGGGGAGCTGCAGACCCCCAAGAGATTGAACGCACGTGGGCTGCTGAAGCGAATCGGCGATACCAGGCCTATTTGCAAGGTGAGGAGGAGGCGATCCCATCCGAACAGGTCTTCTCGGAACTTCGGGCTGAGGATCATTGAAGCCAGTCAGATTCCTTGCGTCGGCACGTGAAGACGTTCGCCGCGAAAAGGCTTACTACAGAAAAATCGATCCAGAGTTGGCCCGTAGATTTCAGGCTGCGGTTGAAACGGCGACAACCTTCATCGGAGAGCGGCCGCTGGCCATGCAGGAGCTCGAAGGCGGAGTTAGGCGGTGGCCGCTCGAAACGTATCCTCACGGCATTCTCTACCGAGTTGAGGAAAAGTTTGTGCTGGTACTTGCAGTTTTCCATCCAAGCCAGGCGCCCGAGCGTTGGAGAGATCGGGCGAGCACATAAACATCGTATAGGGACTGCCCCAGCAAGGCCTTGAGTCGAAGTCGTGACAGAAGAGGGGTTGCAGTCGATTATCCGGCCTGTTTCGCTAAACAGGGGACGTATCCCATTTGACAGTGCTGGGGCTGTAACACCTCCCTTCGGAACTCGCCCAGCTCGCTCAAAGTGTCGCGTATATACGATTGACATATCCTAGGCTAGGCGTATGCTGGATATGTCTAAGGTATATCCTGAGGGTTAGTGATGGAAAGAGGTGGCGTTTTTAAGAGCAACACTAGCCAGGCCGTGCGTCTGCCGAAGGCCGTCGCTTTTCCAGAGTCGGTCAAGCGGGTTGATATCGTGCCTATAGGTCGGTCCCGCCTTATTTCACCCGCCGGTGAGTCATGGGATAGCTGGTTTTCTGCCGAAGGTGTGACGGCGGACTTCATGCATTCTCGCGATCAGCCAAACGATCAAGAGCGGGATGGTTTTTAGTGCTCAAGTATCTGCTCGATACCAACATATGCATCTACACCATCAAGAACCGCCCAGATTCGGTTCGTCAGACCTTCATCGAGCATGATGGGCAGATGTGTGTTTCAACCATTACGCAGATGGAGCTGATCTATGGCGCGGAGAAATCGGCCGCGGTTGCCCGCAACCTGCAAGTTCTAGAGGGCTTCTTGGCTAGGCTCGAGGTCAAGGAATTCGATTCTTTGGCGGCCGCGCATACTGGGCAAATTCGGGCTGAGCTTGCAAAGGCGGGCACGCCGATTGGGCCTTACGATCAGATGATTGCCGGTCATGCCCGTTCGCTGGGTCTGATTGTGGTCACGAACAATGTTTCAGAATTCTCAAGAGTGCCGGGAATTCGGGTTGAGAACTGGGTGGATTAGGTTGCTGTATGCGTCGTCCAGACAATCTATTAAAAGGGACGTCGCCCGCCTCTTCAAAAAAGTTGTTGGCCGGGGCCAGTGCTGATCTTTGTTATTAGGCAAAAAGATAATCAGGAAAACGTGGTGGATAAGAGACGAGTTCAGGCTCTGGCATTAGTCGTAGTGTTGGTTAGTGGGTGCGCTGCAGTTCCGGAACCTCCGCCGAGGTACGAGGTGGCCGACGCGGACAGGTTCGCCCCCATCAATCTTGATGTCTACGCGGGAGAGTATGTGTCGAGGCCCACCCAGGAGGTGGTTAGCGTCATCACTCAGTCCATGACCGAGTCCGGCCGCTTTGCCCATGTGCAGATGGGTAGAGAGCGCTGGCCATTTTCCGTTCAGGTGACCTATGGCTTCACGCAAACCTATGGTGTCGTGGAGTTTCTGGCATCAATGGTGTCTGCCGCATCCTTACTGATCATTCCAGGCCCTCTTCCAGAGCGGCATCTCTACCGTTTTGAGGTTCTGTATGGCCCGAATTTGTTGGCCAGCTACGAATATTCTGAGGACATCAAAAACAAG contains:
- a CDS encoding ATP-binding protein; the encoded protein is MTRSTRLVFLALSLLVLLAVGWVTTGSFKFALDDFWFSAGILLLILLSVVDQPHFSKDANIFMNGIAGLISLTGVPSVDRDYLWGLFFIWSLYLIASSYWVMMIRSRPLASESTWVQLTSRINRQIGRPEALFSAFFLWGVFTQFTSNDQAYRVLLLFWAVFMVLNLPIIGSTISQAFQCRKVDTGALEGYVTGFASPRLFECRLGASHDPLQAGVVVTIFAPSGVAAASAVVIDDRILHKARVVKLAVSSFAEGWTQIADEVHSGKAKISVAKSNSTDIARAPVGVVCPGSSIGVLKVKIHPDTPMSEGEVLTVRFPGGSDAYYQVVSGMLTEDSQEPDQTLQTVEVRASQLGHWNQDRGTFEPITWVAPSGALVTRATDQELPNLELGDDRLPIGRIPNSEFPIHVGIDDAITHNTAVIGVTGSGKSYLSLWLIEGALRKGIRVLILDISRQHWSFLRRHNPYPLRQAQELDAWFESDQLLAVHQFAQSNSYPKTTADFAQAVFAKLEQSVQLRPGINEPAKIMVVFEEAHSLIPEWNQVAVQSDTSHVNRTARTILQGRKFGMGCLVISQRTANITKTILNQCNTIFALQSFDQTGLDFLGNYMGAEYAGVISTLPPRHAVLVGKASSSLRPVMFKIQDLGQQWAPLEALDEDPTQDDE
- a CDS encoding DUF4365 and DUF1817 domain-containing protein, with the protein product MGKGFPTYSSAARSGDRGVDLVSRVINEHFGWLFRRNHQEHDFGIDAQVDVVLEDGLVTGQMLALQIKHGASFFREKNQWGYVFRGEQKHFNYLANYPTPVLIVICHPKSGDCYWVKFDPSATARAGGNWKITIPSSNKLADSKGQLMALLPEPADYLSAIEAYWAMNDVLVDHGHFLYIIGRDEIEALDASEVREFFDRLRSSPEIAAHCQGKVELAFHGFDDDPRELFEIPEMRSFVPVLSVTLPELFFFAYTGERASTLKVFAMCLTQVTVTSRVPNEKNQLPVEVETRAIGAFLERHFPGLNEMTEWLSMPVEENKRISFEVMKALGMRGPDDA
- a CDS encoding antitoxin, with the protein product MERGGVFKSNTSQAVRLPKAVAFPESVKRVDIVPIGRSRLISPAGESWDSWFSAEGVTADFMHSRDQPNDQERDGF
- a CDS encoding addiction module protein; translation: MTTPAETIENAALSLPVRDRTRLVVHLLESIDQRGAADPQEIERTWAAEANRRYQAYLQGEEEAIPSEQVFSELRAEDH
- the vapC gene encoding tRNA(fMet)-specific endonuclease VapC; translation: MLKYLLDTNICIYTIKNRPDSVRQTFIEHDGQMCVSTITQMELIYGAEKSAAVARNLQVLEGFLARLEVKEFDSLAAAHTGQIRAELAKAGTPIGPYDQMIAGHARSLGLIVVTNNVSEFSRVPGIRVENWVD
- a CDS encoding type II toxin-antitoxin system RelE/ParE family toxin, producing MKPVRFLASAREDVRREKAYYRKIDPELARRFQAAVETATTFIGERPLAMQELEGGVRRWPLETYPHGILYRVEEKFVLVLAVFHPSQAPERWRDRAST